The proteins below come from a single Chondrinema litorale genomic window:
- a CDS encoding transposase, with protein MQLQLKLIKLYSFIQDCYNTELRWHCQRFSNNGNKGDFTDIEILTCYFFAILEEQRFQIKQMHSYIQKYWLDWFPDLPSYQAFNARLNRLADALPLLLGLLSERLHPRKELSCRDFLLDSMPIMLCKGKKRGKVATELADKTYSSSKSLYYYGLKLHWMGMSQAGTLPLPIWMELTPASTHDLPSMRQIVGNLWGCRVFGDKAYAAEDVGNQLEKQYAALFCPEKRKKGESEWERQFNEAFRVLYGKAVSSVRQPIESFFRWMIEKVNIQNASKVRSTKGLNVHVFGKAAAAIMMLIGF; from the coding sequence ATGCAACTTCAACTAAAATTAATCAAGCTTTACAGCTTCATTCAGGACTGCTATAATACTGAATTGCGCTGGCATTGCCAACGTTTCAGTAATAATGGGAATAAGGGTGATTTTACTGATATTGAGATACTCACCTGCTATTTTTTTGCCATACTGGAAGAGCAGAGGTTCCAGATAAAGCAGATGCATTCCTATATCCAGAAATACTGGCTGGACTGGTTTCCCGACTTGCCAAGCTACCAAGCCTTCAATGCCAGGCTGAATCGACTTGCAGATGCACTGCCTCTGCTACTGGGGCTGCTTTCCGAGAGGCTACATCCAAGGAAAGAGCTCAGCTGCAGAGACTTTTTGCTCGATTCGATGCCTATTATGCTCTGCAAGGGCAAGAAGCGGGGCAAAGTAGCCACAGAATTGGCAGACAAAACCTACTCTTCTTCCAAAAGCCTCTATTATTATGGACTAAAGTTGCATTGGATGGGTATGAGTCAGGCTGGTACATTGCCGCTGCCTATATGGATGGAGCTGACGCCAGCATCAACGCATGACTTACCGAGCATGAGACAGATAGTGGGGAATCTATGGGGGTGTAGGGTATTCGGCGACAAGGCTTATGCAGCTGAAGATGTAGGCAATCAGCTGGAAAAGCAATATGCAGCGTTATTTTGTCCTGAAAAGCGGAAGAAGGGGGAATCGGAGTGGGAAAGACAGTTTAATGAAGCATTTAGGGTTCTTTACGGGAAGGCTGTCTCAAGTGTAAGGCAGCCGATAGAATCTTTCTTCAGATGGATGATTGAAAAGGTAAATATCCAGAATGCCTCAAAAGTACGGTCCACAAAAGGGCTCAATGTACATGTTTTTGGCAAAGCTGCTGCTGCTATTATGATGCTAATTGGGTTTTAA
- a CDS encoding GH36-type glycosyl hydrolase domain-containing protein, giving the protein MKNLTIIFLALIALGCSSKKPELSSPLADKILQNKNFEFVKDKAIDIISSGFNAGDGYREVWIRDYNTFLELAAEVHPDSLARENLLVFFHMQSEDGNIIDGFTPAELISKEETDFSYFELEPRYAGHKNTVETDQETSLIQSVYKYIKVTGDTSILNEQVGTQTVTERMIGAMDFLMNHRYSQKYGLIWGATTADWGDVQPEHGWGVDLDENTHRAIDIYDNAMFIIALDNLMEMDPKTKTKWAPIRERIVKNVRTYLWDGEAQKFIPHIYLEDSPFPDDFNENEIYYFGGTAIAIEAGLLSKDEIKASLDEMVKRVKEAGAPSIGLTLYPPYPEGYFENQIMNPVYNYQNGGDWTWFGGRMIQQLIRYGFIEEAYEQIQPMTDRVVKNDGFYEWYTVDNKPEGSGTFRGSAGVLFVAINMLEEWAKENKSMFEKEVLNDGI; this is encoded by the coding sequence ATGAAAAATCTGACAATCATATTTTTAGCCCTTATAGCTTTAGGGTGTAGTTCTAAAAAGCCAGAGTTAAGTTCTCCGCTGGCAGATAAAATCTTACAAAATAAAAACTTTGAATTTGTCAAAGATAAAGCGATTGATATAATTTCATCTGGATTTAATGCAGGAGATGGTTACCGTGAAGTTTGGATAAGAGATTATAATACATTTTTAGAATTGGCAGCAGAAGTACACCCAGATAGTTTGGCTAGAGAAAATCTACTCGTCTTTTTCCATATGCAGTCTGAAGATGGAAATATTATAGATGGTTTTACACCTGCAGAGCTAATTAGCAAAGAAGAAACAGATTTTAGCTATTTTGAATTGGAACCTCGCTATGCTGGCCATAAGAATACAGTAGAAACCGATCAAGAGACTTCTTTGATTCAATCAGTTTATAAATACATTAAAGTTACGGGCGATACTTCTATTTTAAATGAACAGGTAGGAACTCAAACTGTAACAGAAAGAATGATAGGCGCAATGGATTTTCTTATGAACCATCGCTACTCACAAAAGTATGGATTGATATGGGGAGCTACCACTGCAGATTGGGGAGATGTGCAGCCTGAGCATGGTTGGGGTGTAGATTTAGATGAAAATACTCATCGAGCAATTGATATTTATGACAATGCGATGTTTATAATTGCCTTGGATAATCTGATGGAGATGGATCCAAAAACAAAAACTAAATGGGCTCCAATTCGAGAAAGAATTGTAAAGAATGTTCGCACATATTTATGGGATGGTGAAGCTCAGAAGTTTATTCCACACATATATCTTGAAGATTCTCCTTTTCCAGATGACTTTAATGAAAATGAAATCTATTATTTTGGAGGTACGGCCATTGCCATAGAAGCAGGCTTACTTAGTAAAGATGAAATAAAGGCTTCTCTCGATGAGATGGTTAAAAGAGTAAAAGAGGCAGGAGCTCCTTCAATCGGACTTACCCTTTATCCTCCTTATCCAGAAGGGTATTTTGAAAATCAGATTATGAATCCGGTATATAATTATCAAAATGGTGGCGACTGGACTTGGTTTGGTGGAAGGATGATTCAACAGCTTATTAGATATGGTTTTATAGAAGAAGCCTATGAGCAAATCCAACCAATGACTGATAGAGTTGTAAAAAATGATGGTTTTTATGAGTGGTATACTGTAGATAATAAACCAGAGGGTTCTGGTACTTTCCGTGGTTCAGCAGGAGTATTATTTGTGGCAATAAATATGCTCGAAGAATGGGCTAAGGAGAATAAAAGCATGTTTGAAAAGGAAGTTCTAAATGATGGTATTTGA
- a CDS encoding GntR family transcriptional regulator: MDFKLDQKSPVPFHAQIEQYLRDLIKQEEYLSGERLLPKETALSKSLGVSRNTIRQAINKLVHEGIIERKKGVGTRVIQQNISTRLENWISFTKEMKNKGIEVVDYLVKLDAVKSDAIVSNALSIEEGREVWRLQKIRGSKDAKYLYSVSYFHPRTGINGKENFNQPLYELLEEEHHVIVAVSKEKLQAIMPNENLCQLLEIDEKNPVLRRERIVCDRGDRPVEYNLVYYQTKYFSYDITIKREF; the protein is encoded by the coding sequence ATGGATTTTAAACTAGATCAAAAAAGCCCGGTTCCTTTTCATGCTCAGATAGAACAATATCTCAGGGATTTAATAAAACAGGAAGAGTATCTTAGTGGAGAACGCCTTTTGCCTAAGGAAACTGCACTTTCCAAAAGCCTTGGTGTCTCCAGAAATACCATAAGACAAGCCATAAACAAACTGGTGCACGAAGGAATTATCGAAAGAAAAAAAGGAGTAGGTACCAGAGTAATTCAACAAAATATCTCAACCCGACTAGAAAATTGGATATCCTTTACCAAAGAGATGAAAAATAAAGGAATTGAGGTGGTAGATTATCTGGTGAAGCTGGATGCGGTTAAATCTGATGCAATTGTCAGTAATGCATTGTCCATAGAAGAAGGGAGGGAAGTATGGCGGTTGCAAAAGATAAGAGGGTCAAAAGATGCCAAATATTTGTATTCGGTTTCCTATTTTCATCCAAGAACGGGAATAAACGGGAAAGAGAATTTTAATCAACCTCTATATGAGTTGCTGGAAGAGGAACACCATGTCATCGTTGCAGTTTCAAAGGAAAAATTACAAGCAATAATGCCGAATGAAAATCTTTGCCAACTTCTGGAAATCGATGAAAAGAATCCTGTATTAAGGCGGGAGCGCATTGTTTGTGACAGAGGAGACCGGCCTGTGGAATATAATCTGGTCTATTATCAAACCAAATATTTTTCCTACGACATTACCATTAAAAGAGAATTTTAA
- a CDS encoding ROK family protein, with protein MVYNNDERIVMTLDAGGTNFVFSAVQGNKEIVTPISLKAFPNDLRKCLNSLKMGFHKVFAQLSSPPVAISFAFPGPADYTNGIIGDLPNFPSFRGGVALGPMLQEEFKIPVFINNDGSLFALGEALAGALPEINQLLAKQGNPKRFGNIAGLTLGTGFGGGIVVNNELLVGDNGCGGDVWIFRNKKHPDYFIEESVSKRAAKRVYKQLSGDQTNLTAEEIYQIAEEQLVGDTEAAISAFQELGEMAGDAISHVATIVDGIIVIGGGLSGAYKYILPSIVKELNSHLQSFSGESYPRLQAKAYNLSQQEQLNEFLNVKGTEIPVPGTDKTVPYISQKTTGVMLSKLGASKAVSLGAYVFALQKIDCI; from the coding sequence ATGGTTTATAATAATGACGAGCGAATTGTAATGACACTGGATGCCGGAGGGACAAACTTTGTTTTTTCGGCAGTTCAAGGGAATAAAGAGATTGTTACCCCAATAAGTCTCAAAGCCTTTCCCAACGATTTAAGGAAATGCTTGAATAGTCTGAAAATGGGCTTTCATAAGGTGTTTGCACAACTGAGTAGTCCTCCTGTGGCCATTAGTTTTGCTTTTCCTGGGCCCGCAGATTACACTAATGGAATAATAGGGGATTTGCCAAATTTCCCTTCTTTCAGAGGTGGTGTGGCACTTGGACCAATGTTACAGGAAGAATTTAAAATACCGGTATTCATCAATAATGATGGAAGTTTATTTGCACTGGGAGAAGCATTAGCAGGAGCCTTACCAGAGATAAATCAGCTACTTGCCAAACAGGGAAACCCTAAAAGATTCGGGAATATAGCTGGATTAACCCTGGGTACCGGCTTTGGAGGAGGGATAGTTGTGAATAACGAATTACTGGTAGGAGACAACGGATGTGGCGGTGATGTATGGATTTTTCGAAATAAAAAACACCCTGATTATTTTATAGAAGAAAGTGTGAGTAAGCGGGCTGCAAAAAGAGTTTATAAACAGCTTTCCGGAGACCAGACAAATTTGACTGCGGAGGAAATTTATCAAATTGCCGAAGAGCAATTGGTAGGGGATACAGAAGCTGCAATTTCTGCTTTCCAGGAGCTTGGAGAAATGGCAGGTGATGCCATAAGCCATGTCGCCACCATCGTAGATGGAATTATTGTAATTGGAGGAGGTTTGTCAGGAGCTTATAAATATATCCTTCCTTCCATTGTGAAGGAATTAAACAGCCATCTACAATCTTTCAGTGGAGAGTCTTATCCCCGATTACAGGCAAAGGCCTACAACCTTTCCCAGCAAGAACAATTGAATGAGTTTTTGAATGTAAAAGGAACTGAAATTCCTGTGCCGGGAACAGATAAAACTGTCCCTTATATTTCCCAAAAAACAACCGGAGTAATGCTTTCCAAATTAGGGGCAAGTAAGGCAGTTTCTTTAGGTGCATATGTGTTTGCACTCCAAAAAATAGATTGTATTTAG
- a CDS encoding class I mannose-6-phosphate isomerase, giving the protein MQKKTMNIKSNYDKYPSIKVEGNVISGWDKILTFLEGKGGNLKIAIECYHGVNSNEIKNAFGNKTSFFDITSLFKSEEEIIRLTEPDITDDPIFGYITKLTLEDFLDEDKIKSVREEIQQSNEGLTVVCGPGALLCLPDADIKIYADMARWEIQLRKRRNEVNGLGVENKNQPVNLQYKRGFFVDWRVCDKFKKEWLPQCDFLLDTNKPDSPNLVDMVTMQKCFTQAVKQPFRVVPFFDPGPWGGHWMEEVCDLETEGKPNHAWCFDCVPEENSVLFEIGETIIEVPSIDLVFFRSRELLGPKVEARFGKEFPIRFDFLDTIGGGNLSLQVHPDTGFIQENFGMHYTQDESYYILDAKEDTKIYLGVKKDCDAEDFIDQLNEAQKSGPPFDADKFVNTFPVKKHDHFLIPAGTVHCSGKNTMVLEISATPYIFTFKMWDWGRLGLDGKPRPINIDRATKVIDYSINTDVAKNELINQAEKVNEGEGWIEEKTGLHNREFIETRRHWFTKPVLHDTDGIVNVLNLVEGREVLVESPTHAFSPFIVHYAETFIVPAELGEYMIRPYGESEGQEVATIKAYVR; this is encoded by the coding sequence ATGCAGAAGAAAACCATGAATATAAAATCAAATTACGATAAATATCCATCCATCAAAGTTGAGGGAAATGTTATTTCCGGATGGGATAAAATTCTGACTTTTTTAGAAGGAAAAGGGGGAAACTTAAAAATAGCTATTGAGTGTTATCATGGGGTTAATTCCAATGAAATAAAAAATGCTTTTGGCAATAAAACTTCTTTTTTTGACATAACCAGCCTTTTTAAATCAGAAGAAGAAATAATCAGGTTAACCGAACCAGACATTACCGATGATCCTATCTTTGGTTATATTACTAAATTGACTTTAGAGGACTTTTTGGATGAAGATAAAATTAAATCAGTTCGGGAAGAAATTCAGCAAAGTAATGAGGGGTTAACTGTAGTTTGTGGACCGGGTGCCTTGCTTTGTTTGCCAGATGCGGATATTAAAATATATGCCGATATGGCCCGGTGGGAAATTCAACTACGGAAGCGAAGGAATGAGGTGAATGGATTGGGGGTTGAGAATAAGAATCAACCGGTAAATCTGCAGTACAAACGTGGATTCTTTGTAGACTGGCGGGTTTGTGATAAGTTCAAAAAGGAATGGTTACCCCAATGTGATTTCCTTTTGGATACCAACAAACCTGATTCACCCAACCTTGTGGACATGGTCACCATGCAGAAATGCTTTACCCAGGCCGTGAAACAACCTTTTAGAGTAGTTCCTTTCTTTGATCCCGGACCCTGGGGGGGACACTGGATGGAAGAAGTATGTGATTTGGAAACGGAAGGCAAACCCAATCATGCCTGGTGTTTTGATTGTGTACCGGAAGAAAACAGTGTATTATTCGAAATTGGGGAGACAATCATTGAAGTTCCTTCCATTGATTTGGTGTTTTTCAGAAGCCGGGAATTGTTGGGGCCAAAAGTTGAAGCCCGTTTTGGAAAAGAATTTCCCATTCGTTTCGATTTCCTGGATACCATTGGCGGGGGAAATTTAAGCCTTCAGGTCCATCCGGATACAGGTTTTATTCAGGAAAACTTTGGTATGCATTATACACAGGATGAAAGTTATTACATTCTGGATGCTAAAGAGGATACAAAAATTTATCTGGGTGTAAAGAAAGATTGTGATGCAGAGGATTTTATTGATCAACTTAATGAAGCCCAAAAGAGTGGTCCTCCTTTCGATGCGGATAAATTTGTAAATACTTTTCCGGTAAAAAAACATGATCATTTTTTAATTCCTGCCGGAACAGTTCATTGTTCAGGAAAAAATACGATGGTGTTAGAAATTAGTGCCACGCCTTATATTTTCACTTTTAAAATGTGGGATTGGGGCAGACTCGGATTGGATGGGAAACCACGGCCAATAAATATTGATCGTGCCACCAAGGTAATTGATTATAGTATAAATACAGATGTAGCCAAAAATGAATTAATCAATCAGGCTGAGAAAGTGAATGAAGGAGAGGGATGGATAGAAGAAAAAACCGGTTTACATAATAGGGAATTTATAGAAACAAGGCGCCATTGGTTTACCAAACCAGTTCTACATGATACGGATGGAATTGTAAATGTGCTTAATCTGGTTGAAGGTAGGGAAGTACTGGTAGAAAGTCCTACCCATGCATTTTCACCTTTTATCGTCCACTATGCCGAAACTTTTATTGTTCCGGCAGAACTTGGCGAGTATATGATTCGTCCTTATGGTGAAAGCGAAGGGCAAGAAGTAGCCACAATCAAAGCCTATGTAAGATAG
- a CDS encoding GH92 family glycosyl hydrolase, with translation MNKFIKYILHLVVLIAAVGFKNPESKIIWEIGKKDNSATEFALAPDGFESFVENDFGWEDRFYLIGNSTAKSNWPYVIPGPSDTWGGTWNTSGWRTQTLNILFGLEDAPKKGDWKLSIGTLDCNVKNPPLLKVSVNGKSWKFRVSKGTGKENPDGKSGIDESDLIEILFSADILKKGGNEVCLTVLEGSWLMFDFINLIGADDAKLVESQKVFLREAKAADYEIKGKDGNAQPLLVDVEHLSGSPKLEVMLDGKNVFSETVELGRYTFEVPMPAVTSKTKSEYSIMVDGEIIDKGKIVRLPEKMASPASYVDTKIGSAHSRWMIAPGPWMPFGMVKLSPDNQNEGWQAGYDPIFESVGGFSHIHEWTMSGLLTMPTNGPLQTVTGDQKDPDSGYRSRIDKATEEAPLGYYKVDLTDYDITAELTATTRCGFQRYTFPKDRENARVLLDLIIPAEYSYNSKEIYIKQTGKSSIEGYSKQETPNTWSGGVSQEYVVHFVAEFDQPISKFSVWTENGVMEKNEFKAKDLKDAGAIVEFDVKKENIVQLRTSISYVSIENAKENLEQEIAKPYGWNFEAVRNGQMDAWNNLFNRVQIESSDQREKMRFYSNMYRSLCSRNIFSDVNGEWIDPNEKLQTLNDPQSPALGCDAFWNTFWNLNQFWNLATPEWSSNWVKSELAMYDAAGWLAKGPAGMEYIPVMVAEHEIPLIVGAYQMGIRDYDVDKAFEAVKKMQTEPATNVGGGFAGNRDLEAYLKYKYVPYDKGRFSNSLEYSFDDWTVSQFAKSLGKKEDYTAFYERGNYWKNIMDTETGFARMKDSKGQWLADFDPYKSGANEHYVEGNAWQLTYFVPQDVPALAETIGKDRFIERLDWGFTESYKTRYNGLRDQYWDYPVMQGNQQSMHFAFLFNWVEKPWLTQKWSRSIIERYYGYGIANAYLGDEDQGQMSAWFLMASMGLFQTDGGCRVDPVYEIGSPLFEKIEIDLGNRFGRGSKFIIEAKNTSKVNMYVQSAKLNGKNLKDFKFSASELLKGGKLELEMGPEPNKNWGLGK, from the coding sequence ATGAATAAATTCATTAAATACATCCTCCATTTAGTAGTGCTGATTGCGGCAGTTGGGTTCAAAAATCCAGAAAGCAAAATTATTTGGGAGATTGGTAAAAAAGATAATAGTGCAACAGAATTTGCATTGGCACCAGATGGTTTCGAAAGTTTTGTTGAAAATGATTTCGGATGGGAGGATCGTTTTTATTTGATAGGAAATTCAACCGCAAAATCCAATTGGCCTTATGTTATTCCCGGCCCAAGTGATACTTGGGGAGGAACCTGGAACACCTCAGGATGGAGGACGCAAACGCTAAATATTTTGTTTGGCTTGGAGGATGCTCCTAAAAAAGGAGATTGGAAACTAAGTATAGGTACACTGGATTGCAATGTAAAGAATCCTCCACTGCTAAAGGTTTCTGTAAATGGGAAATCATGGAAATTCAGGGTATCTAAAGGTACCGGGAAAGAGAACCCCGATGGAAAATCTGGAATTGATGAAAGTGATTTAATCGAAATTTTATTTTCTGCTGATATTTTGAAAAAGGGAGGAAATGAAGTTTGCCTTACTGTTCTGGAAGGTTCTTGGCTTATGTTCGACTTTATAAATTTAATAGGAGCCGATGATGCAAAATTAGTAGAAAGCCAAAAGGTTTTCTTACGCGAAGCAAAGGCAGCCGATTATGAAATTAAAGGTAAAGATGGCAATGCTCAGCCACTTCTCGTTGATGTGGAGCATTTGTCCGGAAGCCCCAAACTGGAAGTAATGCTGGATGGGAAAAATGTGTTTTCCGAAACTGTGGAGTTGGGAAGGTATACATTTGAAGTACCGATGCCTGCCGTAACCAGTAAAACTAAAAGTGAGTATTCAATTATGGTAGATGGGGAAATTATAGATAAGGGTAAAATAGTAAGACTCCCCGAAAAAATGGCGTCACCAGCATCCTATGTAGATACAAAAATAGGAAGTGCTCACTCCAGATGGATGATTGCTCCTGGGCCCTGGATGCCTTTTGGAATGGTTAAACTCAGTCCTGATAACCAAAATGAAGGCTGGCAGGCAGGTTACGATCCTATATTTGAATCCGTAGGAGGATTTAGTCACATTCATGAATGGACCATGTCCGGCCTTTTGACCATGCCAACCAACGGACCACTTCAAACCGTCACCGGAGATCAAAAAGACCCTGATAGTGGCTATCGTTCCAGAATTGATAAAGCAACAGAAGAAGCACCTCTTGGCTATTACAAGGTTGACCTGACAGATTACGACATTACAGCAGAATTAACCGCCACAACCCGATGCGGATTCCAGCGGTATACTTTTCCAAAAGACAGGGAAAATGCTCGTGTATTGCTGGATTTGATTATTCCTGCCGAATATAGTTATAATTCAAAGGAAATATACATTAAGCAAACTGGCAAATCTTCCATTGAAGGATACAGCAAACAGGAAACACCAAATACATGGTCTGGAGGCGTATCACAGGAGTATGTTGTGCATTTTGTTGCAGAATTTGATCAACCTATTTCTAAGTTTAGTGTGTGGACTGAAAATGGGGTGATGGAGAAAAATGAGTTTAAAGCTAAAGATTTAAAAGATGCCGGAGCCATTGTGGAGTTTGATGTCAAAAAGGAAAATATCGTACAGCTTCGCACTTCTATTTCTTATGTAAGCATAGAAAATGCGAAAGAAAATTTAGAACAAGAAATTGCAAAACCTTATGGATGGAATTTCGAAGCCGTTCGGAATGGACAGATGGATGCCTGGAATAACCTGTTTAACCGGGTTCAGATAGAGAGTTCTGATCAGCGTGAGAAAATGCGATTTTACAGCAATATGTATCGGTCTCTTTGCAGTAGAAATATATTTAGTGATGTAAACGGAGAATGGATTGATCCTAACGAAAAATTGCAAACCCTTAATGATCCACAATCGCCAGCATTAGGTTGTGATGCTTTCTGGAATACCTTTTGGAATCTCAACCAATTTTGGAATTTAGCTACACCAGAATGGAGTAGCAACTGGGTAAAATCTGAATTAGCCATGTATGATGCCGCTGGTTGGCTGGCCAAAGGACCAGCTGGTATGGAATATATTCCGGTGATGGTGGCTGAACATGAAATACCGCTTATCGTAGGAGCCTATCAAATGGGTATCCGGGATTATGATGTTGACAAAGCTTTTGAAGCCGTAAAAAAGATGCAAACGGAACCGGCTACAAATGTAGGAGGAGGCTTTGCAGGAAATCGGGATTTAGAGGCTTATTTGAAATACAAATATGTGCCTTACGATAAAGGTAGATTTTCCAATTCCCTTGAATACTCTTTTGATGACTGGACGGTATCTCAATTTGCCAAATCTCTGGGAAAGAAAGAAGACTATACTGCTTTTTATGAGAGAGGAAATTACTGGAAAAATATAATGGATACCGAAACAGGCTTTGCCAGAATGAAAGATTCTAAAGGACAATGGCTTGCAGATTTTGATCCTTATAAATCCGGTGCAAATGAACATTATGTAGAAGGAAATGCCTGGCAGCTTACTTATTTTGTACCACAGGATGTGCCCGCTTTGGCAGAAACCATAGGAAAAGACAGGTTTATTGAGCGATTGGACTGGGGTTTTACAGAAAGTTATAAAACTCGCTACAATGGATTAAGAGATCAATATTGGGATTATCCGGTGATGCAGGGAAATCAACAGTCTATGCATTTTGCTTTTCTGTTTAACTGGGTGGAAAAGCCCTGGTTAACTCAAAAATGGAGTCGCTCTATTATTGAAAGGTATTACGGTTATGGAATTGCAAATGCCTATTTGGGTGATGAAGATCAGGGGCAAATGAGTGCCTGGTTTTTAATGGCTTCCATGGGATTATTCCAGACGGATGGAGGTTGCAGGGTTGATCCTGTCTACGAAATTGGTAGTCCGCTATTTGAGAAAATAGAGATTGATTTAGGGAATCGTTTTGGCCGGGGAAGCAAATTCATTATCGAAGCCAAAAATACTTCTAAAGTCAATATGTATGTCCAGTCCGCAAAACTCAATGGAAAGAATCTTAAGGATTTTAAATTTTCAGCGAGTGAATTGCTAAAAGGTGGAAAACTGGAATTAGAAATGGGACCGGAACCCAATAAGAATTGGGGTTTAGGCAAATAA
- a CDS encoding MFS transporter, with translation MNKSKVSIKLIAPVLFSFFVMSFSDLVGIGVDRAKTEFDLSNTQAQLIPFVVFLWFFVLSVPIGIFQDRIGNRKMLTIGMVVTVLGLLFPFLFNTYHMILVGFAFIGIGNTVLQVSANPLLVDVVPSNKRSSFLSFSQFIKSIGSMATAPLVVWFAFQFGNWKVSFLLFALLALVNIIWLMSINIQESSNTEKKATFKSSFRLLGNPYIAMMVACIFAIVGLDVGINATSGQYLLDRFSTEATMAESVRSLYFFGKMLGTFTGTLILTKLSSKRCFLVTSILGMLVLVCLIFSTNDWMALVVIFLIGISLANIFPLVFSLAVEKFPDRKNEISGLMIMAVVGGAVLPPIMGWLSDMFSVTASLLVLLMAMGGITIVSLINFRSINQN, from the coding sequence ATGAATAAATCTAAAGTATCCATAAAGCTAATTGCTCCGGTACTGTTTTCTTTCTTCGTTATGAGTTTTAGCGATTTGGTAGGAATTGGAGTAGACCGAGCCAAAACAGAATTTGATTTAAGCAATACACAAGCCCAGCTAATTCCATTTGTAGTCTTCCTGTGGTTTTTTGTACTGTCTGTGCCAATCGGGATTTTTCAGGATAGAATTGGAAACAGGAAAATGTTAACCATAGGTATGGTGGTTACGGTTTTAGGCCTTTTATTTCCTTTTCTGTTTAATACTTACCATATGATTTTGGTTGGATTTGCTTTCATAGGAATTGGCAACACAGTGCTTCAGGTTTCAGCCAATCCCTTATTGGTTGATGTTGTTCCTTCCAACAAACGCTCGAGTTTTCTGAGTTTTTCTCAGTTTATAAAATCCATAGGCTCCATGGCCACTGCACCTTTGGTGGTGTGGTTTGCATTCCAGTTTGGAAATTGGAAAGTATCCTTTCTGCTTTTTGCCTTGTTGGCTCTGGTAAATATCATTTGGTTGATGTCCATTAATATTCAGGAAAGCAGCAATACAGAGAAAAAAGCCACATTCAAATCATCATTCAGGCTATTGGGAAATCCTTATATCGCCATGATGGTGGCTTGTATTTTCGCAATTGTCGGGCTGGATGTGGGCATCAATGCTACTTCCGGGCAGTATTTGTTAGACCGTTTCTCTACTGAAGCTACCATGGCTGAATCCGTGAGGAGTCTCTATTTCTTTGGGAAAATGCTGGGAACTTTTACAGGTACTTTGATTCTTACCAAACTTTCATCAAAAAGATGTTTCCTGGTCACTTCTATTTTAGGCATGCTGGTATTGGTTTGTTTGATTTTCAGTACAAATGACTGGATGGCTTTGGTGGTCATATTCCTGATCGGGATAAGCCTGGCGAATATTTTCCCCCTCGTTTTTTCATTGGCCGTGGAAAAATTTCCGGACAGGAAAAATGAAATTTCAGGTTTAATGATCATGGCTGTGGTTGGTGGTGCTGTACTTCCACCCATTATGGGATGGCTTTCCGATATGTTCAGCGTAACTGCCAGTCTTTTGGTTTTATTGATGGCTATGGGAGGTATTACCATTGTGTCTCTAATCAATTTCAGAAGTATAAATCAGAATTAG
- a CDS encoding IS1595 family transposase, giving the protein MEASKLPFRYWFVAIWLMGCSKKGSSACNVQRQLNHKRYEPIWAMMHKIRSAMGQRDNHYLLGGNIEVDEGFFETLVPEGQKEEERKRGRGSQKQTMAMVFAQTEVVLQPKKHRPSKRCKYFKMAVCADFTVETARNTITRHVAQNAKMITDGYSTYQSLAGEFAMDVEKVPSKQAHIKLPWVHTAIGNAKKVLQGIYQHTRPGYLQNYLDEFCYKLNRRYFENDIFDRILIACTLN; this is encoded by the coding sequence ATGGAAGCTTCCAAACTTCCGTTTCGCTACTGGTTCGTTGCTATCTGGCTGATGGGCTGTAGCAAGAAAGGTTCTTCTGCCTGTAATGTGCAGAGGCAGCTCAATCATAAGCGCTATGAACCTATCTGGGCAATGATGCACAAAATACGCTCTGCGATGGGCCAACGGGACAACCACTACTTGCTGGGAGGCAATATTGAGGTAGACGAAGGGTTCTTTGAAACACTAGTACCCGAGGGGCAGAAGGAAGAGGAGAGAAAGCGGGGAAGGGGGAGCCAGAAGCAGACCATGGCGATGGTCTTTGCACAGACAGAGGTGGTGCTACAGCCTAAAAAACACCGCCCTTCTAAAAGGTGCAAGTATTTCAAAATGGCTGTATGCGCTGATTTTACAGTAGAAACTGCTAGAAATACGATTACCCGGCATGTTGCCCAGAATGCCAAGATGATTACAGATGGCTATTCAACCTATCAGTCACTGGCAGGAGAGTTCGCGATGGATGTGGAAAAAGTGCCCTCAAAACAGGCCCATATCAAACTACCTTGGGTACATACAGCCATTGGGAATGCAAAGAAAGTCCTACAAGGGATATATCAGCATACAAGGCCAGGGTATCTACAGAATTATCTAGATGAGTTCTGTTACAAACTCAATAGAAGATACTTTGAAAATGATATTTTTGACAGAATATTAATTGCTTGTACGCTCAATTGA